The genomic window CGACTCGCAGCGCTCGATCTCTGCCTCAGCGGCGACGACGACGTCATCGAGAAGGTGCGCGTAGCGTTTCGGCACGTGCACACGCTAAAGGGCGCCGCCAGCGCCGTCGGCGATGAGCCCATGAGCTGGTTCTGTCACGGCCTCGAGGAGCGGCTCCGCGACGTGACGGAGGATGCTCGCGCCAAGCTCGCGCTCTTGGAAGTGAGCAAGGTGCGTGGCGTCTTGGGCGCGATGGCCGAGGCGCCAGCGGCGACGCTTCGTCGTCTCAGAGATGAAGTCGAGAGCCCGCCGTCGAGCGGAGCGCTCAAGGACGCTTCTTCCGATGACGAAGGCAACGACGCCACCGTGCGCGTCGCCACCGAGAACATCAACGAGCTGCTCTCGCGAATCGACGGGCTAGGGACCATGCGAGAAGAGCTCGATCGACAGGCCCGGCGCGCGAGGGAAGCCGCGCGCCGCGTGCGTGCCATCCGAGCGGAGGGCGCGCACGCGACGGCCGGGACGGCCGACCGACGAGAAGCCATCGACCGCGCCTTGGCGACGCTCGGCGACGACCTCGACGCTATGGGCGGAGAGCTGCGGCACGCGGGCGACGCCTTCGGCACCGATCTTCTCCACGTAAAGCGCCTCGCCGGCGTGCTTCGAACGACGAGCATGGGCTCGATCTTCGATCGCGTCGCCGCCGTCGTCGAAGCCGAAGGAAGGCGCCTCGGTCGCGAGGTCAGGACTCGAGCGACGGGCGACGAAGAGCTCATCGACAGGCGCCTCACAGAGCGCCTCGTGGAGCCCTGCATGCACATCGCACGCAACGCCGTCGCCCACGGCATCGAGGCGCCGGAGGTCCGCCGCGCCGCCGCGAAGGACCCCATCGGCACCATCACGCTCACGGCGAAGCGCGCTGGAGACAAGCTCTCGGTGACCATCGCCGACGACGGTGCCGGCGTCGATCTCTCGCGCGTCAGGGCCCACGCCGTCGCCCGGGGCGTGCTCACAGAGGAGCGCGCCGAGGCCGAACCCGACGCGCAGATCCTGGCCTTGCTCCTGCGGCCTGGGTTTTCGCTGCGGCAAGCGCCCGACCTCCTCGCCGGCCGCGGCATCGGCCTCGACATCGCGCTCCACGGCATTCGAAAGCTCGGCGGGAGCCTCAAGCTCATGAGTCGCCCGGGGCAAGGATTCTCTGTGCGCCTCGAGCTGCCTACCGACCCCGCCGTGAGCGGCCTCCGCGTCGAGCGCATGACGGAGGATGATCTGCCGGCCGCCATCGAGATCGTCGAGCTCACCGGAACGCGTCCCGCCGATGAGCAGCGGCAGGTGGCGGCGACGCGCCTCCGCGAAGAACTCGGGCGTCCGTGGTCTCGCGTGCGAGTCGTGCGCAGTCCTGCCGGTGAACTTTTGGCGATGCTCGTGGCGTGGCAAGTCGCCGACGAAGTGCACGTCCTCGACGTCGTCACGCGCGCTTCTTGGCGCAGGCGTGGCTTGGGCCGTGCTCTCATGAACGAGCTCGTCGCATTTGCCAAGGGCCTGCCGGTCCGGCACATTCTCCTGGAGGTGCGTCGGTCCAACGCCCCCGCCATCAAGCTGTATCGAAGCCTCGGTTTCTTCGCGACCAACGTCCGGCGTCGCTATTACGACGACGGCGAGGACGCCGTAGAGATGCGACTCGTGTTCGACGAGACCTCCCGCGAGATTCGCCTCCTGGCCGACGAAATCCCCATCGAAAACCCATGAGCAAGAAGCCCCTCGCCTGCGCCGCCCTCGCCTCGCTCTTCTTCACCTCGGCGCCGGCGGCGGCACAGGGGGCACCCTCGCGGCCTTTCGCCGCCCCGCCACCGACCAGCCCCGCGCCCGCGCCCGCGCCCGCGAAGGGCACACTCGCGGAAGGCGAAGAGGCGCTCCGCGCGAGCGACTATGGCAAGGCCAAGGCCACCCTCGGGGCCATTCAGGGCGACCTCAGGCCGGCGGCGCTCGTGGCGCTCGCGCGCGCAGAGTTCGAGACGGGACGATTCGCGGAAGCTTTGGCGCGCGCGAAGGAGGCGGAAGCCAAGCCGGCTCAGCGCGCGGCCGCGGCGTGCGTGCGCGCGGAGGTCCTCATGGCCACCGGCAAGCTCGACCTTGCCATGACTGTCCTCGCGAGCGTCGCCAAGGAGAGCGGCACGGCGAGCCTCCGCGCGAAGTGGCTCCACGGCGCAACGCTCTTGGCGGCGGGCCGCCGCGTCGACGCCGAGGCGAAGTTGATGGAGGTCATCGACGCCTACGACCAGATGGCCCCAACCGACGCCGAGGGATTGTTTCTCGTTGGCGCATCGGCCCACCTCATGAGGAGCCCGAAGGACGCCAACCAAGCGTTCAACGAATCAGAGAAGGCCGACAAGAAGAACGTCGAGCTGCTCTTGGCACGGGCCGAGCTGTTCCTCGACAAATACGATCCGGGGCACGCGGCCGAGGTCGCCGAAGAAGCGCTCGCGCTCGCCCCCAACCGCGCCGATGCCCTGGCCATGGTGGCGCGCGTGAAGCTGGAGCAGGCGCTCGACTTCGCTGCCGCCGAGCGCCTCGTCGACAAGGCGCTGGCCGTTCACCCGACCCACGGCGGCGCCCTCGCGGTGCGCGCCGGCCTCGCGCTCCGCGACCTCGACATCGCGGGCGCCGAGAAATGGATCAAGCGCGGCCTAGACACCAATCCGCGGGACCTCGAGCTGCTCAGCTTGAAGGCGACGGCACGCTTCCTGAGCGACGACCGAGGCGGCTACGAGGCGGCGAAGAAGCAGGTCTTGAGTCTCAACAAGGAGTACTCGAGGTTCTACGGCATCGCCGCGGAGTACGCCGAATGGGAGCACCGCTACGACGACATCGTCACGATGATGCGCGAGGCGACGAAGGTCGACCCGAAAGACGCCAAGGCGTGGGCACAGCTCGGTGTCATGCAGATGCGCTCCGGCGACGAAGCCGCTGGCCTTCTGGCGCTTAAGCAAGCGTGGGCCCTCGACCGCTTCAACGTGCGCGTCTTCAACACGCTCAACCTCTACGAGAAGTCCATCGCCACGGACTATGAGACCAAGACCGGTGGCGTCTTTCGCATTCGCTACCCGAAGGCCGAACGTGCGCTCTTGGAGCGCTACGTGCCGCGCATGCTCGACGAAGCATGGGCCTCCATGAAAGCCCGCTACGCGTTCGTCCCCAAGGAGCCCGTCACCGTCGAGCTCTACGAGAGCCGAGAACACTTCTCGGTCCGCACCAGTGGCCTCCCGAACGTGGGCATCCAGGGGGTCTGCTTCGGTCGCGTTCTCGCTTCCATGACGCCTCGCGGCGAGCCCTTCAATTGGGGCAACGTCTTGTGGCACGAGCTCGGCCATGTCTTCGCCATCGAGCTCTCGAAGAGCCACGTCCCCCGCTGGTTCACCGAGGGTCTCAGCGAATACGAGACCATCGTGAGGCGGCCCGAGTGGCGGCGCGAACAAGATCCCGATCTCGCGTTGGCGCTCCGCCGGGGCTCGTTGCCGAGCGCCGTCGACATGAACCGAGCCTTCACGCACGCCAAGAGCGGCGCCGACGTAACCGTCGCCTACTACGCCTCGAGCCAACTCCTCGTGTACACGGCGGAGACCTTCGGGATGGACCGCATCGCCAGCGCACTCCGCGCCTGGGGCGAGGGCCTCGTCACGGAGGACGTGTTGAAGCGAGCCTTCGGCGTCACCGCCAAGGCCTACGACGACGGCTTTCGCGCCTGGCTCAAGCAGCGGCTCGTGCGCTACGAAGGGCAATTCATGATGGACGATCGCGCCGAGCCGCTCGACCTTGCGAAGGCGCTCGCGGAGAAGTCCCCCGCGAACGCCGACGCACGCGTGGGCTATGCGCTCTCGCTGCTCCACGCGCGGAAGCTCGCGGAGGCCAAGGTGGAGCTCGGGGCGGCGCTCGCAGCCGCGCCGTCGCACATGGCCGCGCACTTTCTGTCGGCAAAGCTCGAGAAGGAGCCCAACCTGCGCGAGGTTCACCTGCGAGCGATCCAGAAGGCCGGCGGCGACGGCTACACGGTGCGCATGGCGCTGGCCGAGCTCGCGGAGATGCGCAAGACGCCCGCGGCGGCGCGAAACGACCTGCTCGCGGCGCATCGCTTCGATCCATCGCAGGCCGATCCGCTCCGGGCCCTCTACGAGCTCGCGCACGAAGCGAAACAGGCGGATGAGGAGCTGTCGATTCTGAGGAAGCTCGCTCCCCTCGAGCAACACGATCGCAAGCTCTGGCGCGCCTACCTGGAACACCTCGTCACGCGGAAGGCCTGGGACGAGGCACGCCGCGTGGGTGAGGCCGCGGTCTTCGTGGACATCGCGAGCCCCGACACCCACTTCGCGTACGGTCGCGCGCTGGCGGCCGTAGGCGACTCGAAGGGCGCGATCTTCGAGCTGGAGACGGCCGTGCTTGCGGGGCCGAAGCCGCCCCTCTTGGCGCAGATCCATGAGGCCCTCGCGGCGGTCCATCGAACGCTCGGCCAGACGAGCGAGGCCGTGCGGCACGACGACGAGGCCAAGAAGGCGCGCGCCGCCGGTCCCCCAAAGCCCTGAATCTCGCGGGATTCGAGCGACTTCGGCCTTGCGCGCCGGTCCTTTCATGACACCCGTCGGAAGGGTGCTATACGGACGCCGATGAACGGGCCGTACAGCATCGAGACGATTCAGCGCCTCCCGAAGACCGACCTTCACGTGCACCTCGATGGCTCGCTTCGGCTGGGCACGATCCTCGACCTCGCCGAGAAGCAGCGCGTCGAGCTGCCGGCGAGCGACGAAGACGGCCTTCGGAAGGCCATGCGCCTCGGCGAAAACTGCGGTTCACTGGTCGAATACCTCCGCGCCTTCGAGATCACCCTCAAGGTGCTTCAGACCAAGGAGGCGCTCGAGCGTGCGGCCTACGAGCTCGCGGAAGACGCCGCCCGAGAGAACGTTCGATACATGGAGGTGCGCTACGCCCCCATGCTCCACACGCGGCGCGGGCTCAAGCTCACGGCCGTCGTTGAGTCAGTGCTCGCCGGCTTGCGCGCCGCTCAGGCCGACTTCGGCATCGAGTCGAACATCATCATCTGCGGCATTCGCAACGTGTCCGCCGAGAGCTCCCTCGAGATGGCGGAGCTGTGTGTAGCTTACAAGAACCGCGGCGTGGTCGGCTTCGACCTAGCGGGCGCCGAGTATGACCACCCGGCGAAGCACCATCGGGCGGCGTTCCAGCTGGTACGCGACAACAACATCAACGTGACCATTCACGCCGGCGAGGCCTACGGGCCTGAGTCGATCGCCCAGGCGATCCACATTTGTGGCGCCCACCGCATCGGACACGGCTGCCGGCTACGCGAGAACGGCGACCTCCTCCATTACGTGAACGATCACCGCATCGCGCTCGAGTGTTGCCCCAGCTCCAATGTTCAAACGGGCGCCATTCGTGATCTGGCGAGCCACCCGCTCAAGCTCTATTTCAGCCTGGGTCTGCGCGTGACGGTGAACACCGACAACCGGCTCATCACCGACACGACGGCGTCGAAGGAGCTTTGGCTCTGCCACTCTCAGATGGGCATGACGCTGGGCGATCTGAAACAGGTCATCCTGAACGGCTTTAAAGCCGCCTTCCTGCCCTTCCACGTCAAACAGCAATACCTCCGCAAGGTGAGCGCCGAACTCCGTGATTTCGCCGAAACACCAGACAGCGTGCCGCCTCCGGCGAAGGCGGCCAGTGGCTCGCCGAGCCGCGTAAACTAGCGCCGCCTTCCGCACCGCCGAGGGAGGCGTGGGCGTGCGGCGCTTTTCCTTGCGCGCCCGTCGCCGCTGCGAGATACGGGGGGCGCCATGTTGCGAACGCTCGCCCTCGGTTCGGCTTTCTGCTTGATTCTCACCTCTTGCGGCGGCGCCCCGAAGCGCTGGGGCGGCGGCGGAGGCGGCGCGTCGGAAGGCAAAGGCGGCAAGCCGGCGCCAACGGCACCGAAGGTCGACTACGGCGCCCTCGGCGAACGCGAGGTATCCGGCGCATACCCGGTCCACCCGGTCAACGCCTTGGGCGGTGCGCTCACCGGGCAGCTTCAGGCGACCGCGCCCCCCGACCTCCGCACCGGCGCCTCCGGCGACGGCACGCCGCAGACGCAGCTGACGTTCCGCATCGGCGCCGGCGGGCCCATGGTCTGTTGGGTGCGCGGCGCGCGCACGGACGCAGGGACGCTCCTCCAGAACCACCTCGATGAGGTGAAGAAGGAGATGGAAAAGCACGGCGTCAAGGGCCAGCTCCAGACGCCCGAAATCGCCGTCGAGGTCGAAGGCAACCACCCGGTTCTCTACGCCGACGTCCCCGTCGTTGTCGCCGGCGCGAACAACGAAGAAAAGCGCGGTCTCATCAAGCTCGGCGTCTCCACGCGCGACGGTGGCTCGCTCTTGTGTATGCACGACGAGGTCGGCTACCGGAAGACCTTCCGTCGGATCGTGGGCGGCTTCGTGACGTCCCTCACGGTGGCGGGCGATCGTCCGCAGCCCGTCTACACCGAGATCAGCATCGCGAAGCTTGAGGGCAAGACCATTGGTTTCGCCGAGCTCTACGAGTTCGTGGAGCCCACGCAGATTCGGACCGTGCAGGTGCTGACGTCCGCGACGACCAAGCGCGTCGACGGCAAGACCGCCTGGACCGTGTCAGACTCCGTGAGGGCCACGTTCGCGACGCCGAAGGGCGAGGTCATCTCAATCAAGAGCATGACGGTGGCCAACAAGAAGCAGGTCACCTCGGTGGAGCTGAAGCGCGGCAAGGGCCCCTTGGACTACGTCTACGAGGGAGTCGTCAACGGCACGAAGGTGAAAGGAAGCTTCTCGACGCCCCGCCTCATCGAGACGGAGAGCTCCTTGGCCGTGCGCGCGCAGCAGGTCGCGTCCGGCAAAGCGAAGGACCTCAAGTACCTAGCGTACGATGAGGAGCAGCGCGTCGAAGGGCCGCTCGAGATCACGGTGACGCGGGAAGATCCCAAGACGCTCAGCCACAAGGCCGACGACGGTCGCGTGTGGACGACGTCGATCGACGCGCTCGGCTTGCCGGAGCGCGTGATGCACCCTCGTGACAAGGCTGGCGAACGCCTCATCATCGAGCGCGCCTACTCTCAGGGTCAGCCCTCTGCGCTGGCGCCGGCGAAGAAGCCGCAGCCCTGATCGCGTCCGAGTGCGTGCGCTTTAGCGCCGAGCCTTAGAGCGACTGGCCGATCTGCGATTCGACGGCGGCGTAGTCGCGCGCGGCGGCTGCCACGTCAGCAGACTTGCCGGTGGCCTTCGGGGCCTCGGGCTTCTCGACCTTTTCGGGCTTTGGCTTGGCGGCCACGGGCTCGGGCTTCTCGGCCCTTTCGGGCTTCGCCTTCGCGACGGGCTCCGGCTTCTCCACCGGCTCCGGCCGCGCGACGCGCGCCGGACGGCGTTCCACCGGCTTCTCGACCTTGGCTTCCACCGGCTTTTCGGAGGCCTTCTCCGCGAGCTTCTCGACGGCGGCCTTCTCTGGCGCAGCAGCCGCGGGCTTCGTCGGCTCCACCGGCTCAACGTTCGCCTCGACCTTCGCCTCGACCTTCGGCGCTTCGGCCACCGGCGCCTCGACCTTCTGAGGCTCCTTGGCCGGCTCTGCGGGGACCGTGACGCGCGGCGCGAAGCCGACCTCCGGCGTGGCTGGCGCCGCTGCCGGCGCGGCGGCCGTCTGAGCGAACGAGAACTTCGCGCCGCCCGTGGCGACACGAGCCCCCGCCACGCCCACGAAGACGCCAAGCGCCGTGAGCGCGGCCGCCCACGCGACGAAACCGCCCTTGCGCTCGACGCGTTGGGGCCGGGTCGTCACGCTTACGGCGACAGGATCCTTCTTCCGATTCGCCTGACCGGGCAACGGCGCCGGCAAAGACGCAGCCGACTTCACCGGCGGCGGCGCGAGGCTGGCGGGCTTCGACGTCGGGGGAGGCGGAACGGACTTGAACGGGTCGGCCTTCCTGCCGTCGGAGGGCTCGAGACGAGCGGTCGCCTCGAAGGGATTCACTGCGTGGCGTTGCTTGGGCTCGCTCTTCGATTCCTTCGAGTTGGCCCTGGCCGGCGCCGGGTCATCAAGCGCGTCGAGCTGAAAGACGGGGCCAGGAGCAGGCGTCGAGGCCTTCTGCTTCGCGAGCTCTTCCTTCAGCGTCGCCTGAATGTCCTTCACGAACATCGCCGTCGGCGTCTCCATCTCGAGGCGCGCGTCGATGACGACCCCGCTTGCGACGCTTGCGACACTGGCGCTGCTTCGCGGCTCGCTCTTGCCGACGAGCGGCGGCTCCGCCGGGCCGCGCGAAGAGGATGCAAGGGGCATCGCCGAGGGGCTCGGGGGTGCGGACGTAAAGACGTCGTTCTCGACGCTGCCGACGCGCTTCGGATCGGCCGCCGCCAGGGCCACAGTGCGATCCTCGGAAGCGTCGGCGCCGTAAGCCTCGTCTTCCGCCGCGACGAGAGTCTTAGGCGCGCCGGGCGCTCGCTGCGGAACACGAATCGGCTCCGGTGGGACCGAGCCGAGGGGAGACTTCTCGACGAGCGTTCCGTCCGCCAATCGCTTGAGCCCGTTCGTGTTGAGACGGGTCATGACGATCAGGTCCTTGGGGTCTTTCGGAGGCGGCTGGGATTGCATTTGGCCGAGGGGCTCCTTCGTGAAGCTCCAATGATGCATCGGCCGCGCCACGCTTGGCGAGGGAACGAACAAGGCAAAAGCTGCGAATTCGGGGCCCCCTGAACACGCGCCTTGCCACGGAGCGGGGGAGGTCTCCCCCGCAGAGGGGCGCCGAGCCCGCTTCGACGCGGAAATTACCTGCCGACAGCGCGATATTGCTCGCGAAGACGAAACGCGCCGGTGTCCGCGGTGCGGGTTGCGCTCACATCCACCGCATAGTTCGTGAAACGAAACTCCGCGGTTGTCACCTTGAGGCCAGCCCCCGCAAAGTAGGCGGGGGACAGCTCGCCGATCAGCGCCGAGCGCGGCCCAACACGGGCCTCGACGTCGCGAAGCAGATGCTCGAGGGCCGACGCCACCGCCTCCGGCTCGGCCGCGCGCATGACGTCGAGCGCCACAACACGCTCGCCCGGATCGAAACGCACGAGCACGTCGCTCGCGACAGGCAACGCTCCAGCGCCGAGCGCGGCGCCGGGCACGTCGGCGCAGCGCAGGGCTGTCCGCTCTTGCGCGTCGTCGCAACGGACTTTCGTAGCGAGCGCCCACGACGTCACGTCGCTGCGCGTCGTCGCGCCAATAACAAACGGTCCTGCGCTGCGCGACTTGGGTGCCGCCTCTCCGGCGAGGACGAGCGACGAGCTCGCGCGGTGGGCTTCGATCTCTTGGGGGGTTAGACCTTTGAGGGAGACGGGGCAGCCGGGAGCGGCGGCCCCAAAGAGACCGCCGAGAAGCCGTTTGCCAGGCCCGACGTGGCCGAGACCGATGAGAGCCACGCTAGCGGCCGCGGCACCAACGAGCCACGAAGCCACGCGCCGCGCCGTTGTTCGTCGCGCTCCCGCGGCGGGAGCGAGCACGGCGCCGGGCGCCGGCTCAGCCGCCGTCGTCGGATGCATCTTGCACGGGTGTCCCGGTGTCGGGCGCCGCGTCGCTGACAACGGGCGCATCGGTGCCGGCGTCGATCACCGGGATGATGTAGCCACCGTCCGGGATGCACGCGACCGGTTGGCCGCCGGCAGGAGTGAACGTTCCTCCGGCGCACGTGCAATACGTGTTGGTGGTGTTGCCGGCGCGCGGCGCAACGTCGCCCTGGTAGCCGAGGAAGACGCTGCGAATTTTCGCGAGCTCATCGTCAGTGAGTCCAGCGGCTTTGAACTGCGCGACGGCGGCCTCGAGGTAAGCCTGGAAGTCGGCCTGGTTGAGGCCCTGCTTGCCTTCGATGCTGGTGATGTCGTCGTGCGCGTTGCCCATGGACCGGCAATTCTGGCCAGACGACGACTTCGAGCCCGCGTAGACGACCCCCGGACAGCCGAAGGCTTCTTGGAGGTGGCGACGCATGCACTCCACAACGTGGGTGCGTCCACCGCCCGCGAGCCGCGAGAAGTAGATTCCGATGCGGCAGTCGGCCTGGGCCGCGGCCATGATTTTGTCCGAAAGCGTTCCGACGCCGCCGGGTCCGCCAACCTTTGCGCACAGGCCGGGCACGGTCGTGGGAGCGTCGCTACCGCCGGACGCGTCAGTCGCAGTCGATGTCGTGGCGTCGGTGCCACCGAACTGCTTCTTGCCGGTGCCGGCCTCTTCGTCCTCGACGTCGCAGGCGAAGACCAAGGCACCGGCCGCCACGATCGGGGCAACCATCACTACGACACGCGTCAAAGCCTTCATGCAAACCTCCTAAGCAGCGATGCCCGTTGCAGTTCCCGGCGTTACTTCTTGCCGCCGTCGGCGCCGCCGTCGGGTTGGTCACCCACGCAATTGCCGCTGCTCATGTTGGTGAGCGTCTCGTTGACGTAAAGCGTGAGGTTGTTGGTCTGCTCCGTGGACAACGTGTAGCGCGGGTGCGAGTTCGACTGGGGCTGCTGCGCTTCAGTGCCCTTGTCCATCAGCCGTCGAGAGCCTTCAAGGCCATCGAAGCTACCAGAGGAACTCACACGCCCTACGACGAGCTTCTGGATGTAGGGATACTGCGTGAACTTGGCGAACGTTTCGGCGCTGTTTTCGCTCAGCCACAGAGAGGACTGACCGACGACGTGACATGAGAAACAGGGGCCGGTATTCCCCAGCGTCGCGACCGTAGCCACTTCGTTGAGCTTGAGCTCCATCCAACGCTTGTAGCTCATGCACTCGCCGAACTTCTTGAAGCCTTCACGGAGGTTCGCGGGCTTGCCGGTGTCGCCGGAGAGCTTTCGCGCGTTGACCTCCATTTTGAGCCACTTGTCGACGAGCTCGCCCTGGGCGTCCGTGAACCCGGGCCCGCTGTGGAGCCCCTTCTGGCGAAGCGGGCTCGAGGTTGGCGCCGCGATGTACCCCGAGATGCCCTCGATGGCGTTGTACGACCCCTCACCCGAGTCCGAGAGATAGATCGGCGCACCGCGCTGGCCCTTGTCGTGGCAGCCGTTGGCGCAGTTCTTCTGAAGGTTCGGGTAGACGCTCCCGACGAAGAACGCCTTCGCTTCGGCGATGCTGCTGCTGCTGCCGCCGCCCGAAGACGAACCGGACTTCGTCGGCGCCTCCTCCTCCGAGGAGCAGGCGACGAGCGCCGCCGCGGCCAGACCCATGGTCAATAGGAGCGAGCTCCCGCTGAGCGTCTTCATCAGTCCTTACCTCCGTCTCGGGGGCCGGCGTCTTGCACCAGCGTGGGAACGCCCGTCTGACAAGTCCCGCCAGCCAAGTTCTGAAGCGTCGTCTGAATGAAGAACGTGATCCCCTCCTGCACGTTCGGAGCGAGGCCAAAGGTCGGGTGGCAGTCCAACTTGCCGTCAGGACAGATCTCGTTGGACTTGTCGACGAAGCGATTGGCGGGGATCAGCTTCTCGAAGGCCCCGGAGCTGTTGACCTGCCCAACGACGAACTTCTGGATGAACGGAAACTCCTTCGACTTGTCGAAGAACTGACGCGACGCCGGGGGCAGGTACGCGCCGCCTTGGCCCGTCGCGTGGCAACCCATGCAGGGCCCCTCGAGGTCCGTCTGGGAGAAGGGCAAGTCACCGACGCGGTAGTAGTTCCAGACGTCGAAGTTCATGCAATCGGCGAAGGCCTTGTAAGCCTCCGCAAGCGTGGGCGCCACTTTGAGTCCGCCTTCAAGGCCGCGCGCCGTCGCTTCTAGGTTCAGCCACTGCGTGAGGAGCGCGCGGAGCTGCGGCGTCATCGAGATCGTCTTGTCCTGGTGGAGGTGGTTCACCAGTGGACTGCGGCCGGGCCCAGCGATGAGACCGGCCGACCCCTCGATGCGCGCGTACGTGCCGTCGGCCGTGGCCGCCAAGAAGACCGACCCCCCTCCCCGTTCCCGGAGTGACAGCCGCCGCAACCGCTCTTGAGGTCGGTCTTGTCGCCGCGGGTGTTGTCGTAGACGCGTTCGATGAAGAAGTTCTTGGCCTCAAGGCCGGCCTCGGACTGTGTCGCGCCACCGACGGGTTCTTTCTTCTCAGCAGCCTCTTCGGTCGCGCAGCCGGCGGCGGCGAACACGCCACCGACGGCCACCGCCGTGAGCAAAGCAAAGGACGATGCAAAGCGGGTCATGCGACCTATGTTTTCACGAGCGACGACGGGCGGCAATTCCGCCGAGGGCCAAGCCCAGGAGAAGCAGGCCACCGGCGAAGTTCGAGCCGTTGGTGCTGCCCGGCGTGCTGCAACCACACCCGGACGAAGACTCGCTCTTCGCGGCGGGCGCCGGCGTCGGGTCGGCCACCGGGGGCGTCGACTGGGCTTCTGACGCGTTGACGGGGTTCACGAACGACGCGACGGGGTACTTGGTCACGCCGGCGACGAAGCTGAGCCAGTAGGCGTTGCGGGCGAAGCCGGGCTGGCGGCCGTTGACGCCGGTCACGAAGAACGACTTGACGTCCTTCATCCAGCCCTTCTCGACCTGGTAGCCGAGGTTGGGCACGTCGCCGATGCAGAACGAGTAGTTGCGCCCCTGGTTCATGGGGTTTTCGCCGAAGTAGTTCGAGAGGAGCTGACCGTCGGCGTACCAAGCGGTGCGGAACTTGTCGGTCTTCTCGTTCATCGTGAGGATCTTCTTGTCGGTGTCGAAGCCGAGGAAGGCTCCGCCCGAGGAGCCGACACCGGTGTGCGGCTGGCTCACGGCGAAGATGGTGTCCTTCTCTTGTCCTTCGGCGCCACGCTTGCCGGTGCAGATCGAGGAGTGCGGCCCGTGAACCGGCGCGCCCTTGTACTCCGCGACCTTCACGAGCGCGTTGCCAACGACGTCGAACACGAACGTGAAGGGAACGCTGCTTCCCTTGATGTCGGTGTTCTTACCGCGGCCGTTGCCGGCGAGGGCGTGAAGCGCGATGCGGTTCGGAGAGAGCATCTCGATGCTGGCCTGGTTCCAGTGGGCCATGTTCGAGTTCTCTTTGCCGTCGCCCACGAGCACCTTCGAGCGCCACTGAACCGTGCCGGTGGCCGTGCTGCCGATGGCGCACTCGATGTGCATCGAGGGGCGATCGTTGCCGTAGGGCGCGCACAAGACGTAGCGCTCGTTGTCGATGAGCTGAATCAGGCGCTGGCCGCGCGCGATGTCGCCCGGTGAGATAACGGGCTCGGGGTAGTCTTTCGCGGGGAGCGGCAGA from Myxococcales bacterium includes these protein-coding regions:
- a CDS encoding GNAT family N-acetyltransferase, with the translated sequence MSDELRRLLAYEIEKRVAPLEVGPADADGALLAVVSLKGSAGLAGEAGLAASLTRLEVRLRSGDATAVAAAVALLRRAAQRIKEGSAAVPDNWPVPPFDLEPGEIDPDVRGPYHSEVKDRLAALDLCLSGDDDVIEKVRVAFRHVHTLKGAASAVGDEPMSWFCHGLEERLRDVTEDARAKLALLEVSKVRGVLGAMAEAPAATLRRLRDEVESPPSSGALKDASSDDEGNDATVRVATENINELLSRIDGLGTMREELDRQARRAREAARRVRAIRAEGAHATAGTADRREAIDRALATLGDDLDAMGGELRHAGDAFGTDLLHVKRLAGVLRTTSMGSIFDRVAAVVEAEGRRLGREVRTRATGDEELIDRRLTERLVEPCMHIARNAVAHGIEAPEVRRAAAKDPIGTITLTAKRAGDKLSVTIADDGAGVDLSRVRAHAVARGVLTEERAEAEPDAQILALLLRPGFSLRQAPDLLAGRGIGLDIALHGIRKLGGSLKLMSRPGQGFSVRLELPTDPAVSGLRVERMTEDDLPAAIEIVELTGTRPADEQRQVAATRLREELGRPWSRVRVVRSPAGELLAMLVAWQVADEVHVLDVVTRASWRRRGLGRALMNELVAFAKGLPVRHILLEVRRSNAPAIKLYRSLGFFATNVRRRYYDDGEDAVEMRLVFDETSREIRLLADEIPIENP
- the add gene encoding adenosine deaminase, with amino-acid sequence MNGPYSIETIQRLPKTDLHVHLDGSLRLGTILDLAEKQRVELPASDEDGLRKAMRLGENCGSLVEYLRAFEITLKVLQTKEALERAAYELAEDAARENVRYMEVRYAPMLHTRRGLKLTAVVESVLAGLRAAQADFGIESNIIICGIRNVSAESSLEMAELCVAYKNRGVVGFDLAGAEYDHPAKHHRAAFQLVRDNNINVTIHAGEAYGPESIAQAIHICGAHRIGHGCRLRENGDLLHYVNDHRIALECCPSSNVQTGAIRDLASHPLKLYFSLGLRVTVNTDNRLITDTTASKELWLCHSQMGMTLGDLKQVILNGFKAAFLPFHVKQQYLRKVSAELRDFAETPDSVPPPAKAASGSPSRVN